TCTACTTATCACAAGAAGAGGCAAGTAGGAGGCTAGTGGATATATCGACATCTTCAAAGATACCAGCCTTAGACGTAGAATGCTACTTGCCATATCGTGGAGGTCGCGAGGCAAGCGAATGGTTAGAAGTAAGTGCTTGTAATGTACACATGACGCACTATGTGGATTCCTTTAAGATAAAAGAGGTTAAGGGGAGGGAATTATGGACCGGCTGTGTTGGCCATGGACTTACTAGGTGGGCTACTGCTTTTCTAGCTCAAAAGGGCTTTGACTTCGACAGCTGGCCTAAGGAGGTTAAAGAGCGTATTGGCTCGCTTCCACCACCAATAACCACCCTAACCTGGCCCTCAAAGATAGAGTAAGCTTTTAGAAGGAGTTCAAGGACAAGCGCAAGGCTTAGTAGCGATGTCTCAGAGGCCTAGGCGTGCGGTTAAGAGGCCGGCTGCTAAGGCCTACTATAAAATACTAGCCCCCCCTGCCTTCGGCCTTACTGAGGTAGGTGAAACTTTTGCCTCCTCCCCAGACAAGCTTATAGGAAGAACAGTGTGGGTATCGCTCTACAGCCTAACCAACTACCCTGCGCAACAACACATAAAGCTCCTATTCCAAGTAGTAAAGGTAGAAGGTAATGTGGCATATACCGTGTTTAAGGGACATGATATGGCTAGAGACTACTTAAGGAGTTTAGTAAGGAGGGGGTCTTCACTAGTTGATAGCATCTTTGATGTCTATACTAAAGATGGATGCAGGCTGAGGGTAATGGTAATGGCTGTGACCTTGAAGAGGACGCGTAACTCCCAGAAAAGGGCCATTAGGAAGGTGGTAAAGCAAGTAGTAGAAGGAAAGGCCCAACAGCTCAACTTCGATGAATATGTGCAAGAGATGGTTCTGAGCAAAATAGCCTCTGAGGTCTTCAATGCAGCAAAGAAGATTTATCCGTTAAGAAAAGTAGAAGTGAGGAAGTCTAAGACCCTAGAGCTTGTTCCTCACCTAGTAACTGTAGCCTCAACCGCTTAGGCTATAGCCGGATTCACTTAAGAGGCTACACATTTCCTCGAGGGCTCTTTGAAGAGGCCTTATCTTCTAAAGAGGTCCTTTCCTAGAAGGACACTTAAGACCTTTTCACATTTTTCACATATTTTTTAGAATAGTAGCCGAACTCTTTTCGTGGCCCTAAGGGCTCAAGACCCTCGCTATTAAGTATGCCCTCAAGAATTTCCTTCTCCTCCTTCCTCAACTGTCCAGTTCGTAACAAGTACTCTAGCACCTCCTTCGCTTCTCTGATAGTCCCACACCTCCTCAAATAGTCAATGACGGTGGGCATGGAAGGTGGCTCAGTGCCTTCTATTAACTCAAATAGGCTCTTAACACACGTTCCCTCTTCGAGTTCCTTAACTATGCGAGGGTACTTCTTCCTAAACTCGTCTAAATCATACTCAATCAAGTAATTCAATATTCAGGAAATGGGCTGTTTATTGAGTCTTTCGCCGAGCACTTAGTTGAGTCTTATGTTCATTTTACTTAGTAGCTCACGACCCTAACTACCTCACTGTCTCCAGTGCACGTCAACTTCGTCGAGCCTCCACATAGGCTTAACGAAGCTCTCGTCTATATTCGTGGTGTCGCCGTGTTTAAAGTGGAGGAGGCCAGTCCATGCTATCTGGGCCCCGCAATCACCAGAGTATTGAGGAGGAACGACGTGAAAGGTGGCCCCGTGCTCCTCAGCAACAGCCTTCATGACCTCCTTTAACCTCTCATTAGCAGCTACTCCTCCAGTTAAGAGGAGAGCGGGCTTCCCTGTAAAGGCTAAGGCTCTCTCGGTCGCTTCAGCGAGCATGGAGAAAGCATACTCCTGAATTGAGAGACAAAGGTCTTCTAACTTGGTTCCCTCCTTAAGTTTCTCAAGAGACGCCGTTAACAGGCCTGAGTACGACACGTCGTTGCCCTTGACTATGTAGGGTAGCCTAATTACCCTAGAGCCGTTTCTAGCCAGCTTCTCAATTAGTGGGCCTCCAGGAGAAGGTAAGCCGGCTTCTCTAGCGAAAGTATCGAGCAGATTGCCTAACGTTATGTCTAGCGTCTCTCCAAAG
The nucleotide sequence above comes from Candidatus Nezhaarchaeota archaeon. Encoded proteins:
- a CDS encoding 30S ribosomal protein S3ae produces the protein MSQRPRRAVKRPAAKAYYKILAPPAFGLTEVGETFASSPDKLIGRTVWVSLYSLTNYPAQQHIKLLFQVVKVEGNVAYTVFKGHDMARDYLRSLVRRGSSLVDSIFDVYTKDGCRLRVMVMAVTLKRTRNSQKRAIRKVVKQVVEGKAQQLNFDEYVQEMVLSKIASEVFNAAKKIYPLRKVEVRKSKTLELVPHLVTVASTA
- a CDS encoding DUF2095 family protein, which encodes MIEYDLDEFRKKYPRIVKELEEGTCVKSLFELIEGTEPPSMPTVIDYLRRCGTIREAKEVLEYLLRTGQLRKEEKEILEGILNSEGLEPLGPRKEFGYYSKKYVKNVKRS
- the kae1 gene encoding KEOPS complex N(6)-L-threonylcarbamoyladenine synthase Kae1, which encodes MSRLRGRPLLSLGIECTAHTFGVSIANEDGEIMSDVKDVYKPPLGRGIHPRESAQHHSQVGVRVLKEALREAKVTLKDIDLIAFSAGPGLGPCLRTGATIARALAALLNKPLVRVNHAIGHIEIARLTTGAEDPLVVLVSGGHTTITTFVDGRYRVFGETLDITLGNLLDTFAREAGLPSPGGPLIEKLARNGSRVIRLPYIVKGNDVSYSGLLTASLEKLKEGTKLEDLCLSIQEYAFSMLAEATERALAFTGKPALLLTGGVAANERLKEVMKAVAEEHGATFHVVPPQYSGDCGAQIAWTGLLHFKHGDTTNIDESFVKPMWRLDEVDVHWRQ